The Tautonia marina genomic interval GAAGGTCGGGGAGCAGAGCCGGCCTTGTGGTCGCGGTAATGGCGGAGGTCCTTCAGGGCGGAGCGGAAGTTGCGGTCGGCGAGGGTCTGGTACCGGCACCAGGCGAGGTCGGGGATCTCGGTCGCCGATTCGGCCTGCGAGGCTTTGCGGAGGCGCTGGGCGGCAAGGATGAGGAGTTCGACGAGCAGGCGCTCCTGAGCGTCGCCGGGAGCGACCGAGGCGAGCAGACTCGTCGTGAGGGTGGCGAACGCGGAAGGGTCGGAATCGAGCAGGGCCAGGATCGTCGTCGAGGGGTCGGCCGACGAGGACGAGGTGGTGACATTCGAATCCGACGAGCACGACGGCGAACTGTTCGAGGGGTGCATGTCCATGATGACAGGAGGATCCCGGGCGAGGAAGTCGGCGGCGGCAAGGCCGGGCGGGTCCTTTGGTCATCAGCCCGGTTGCCGTGGGGTGGTCGCCGTCTCATCCCGGCGCGGTCCTCGGCCGCCCCTCGACGGCCAACGGCGGGGGGCGGAGCGGTCCTCAATTGCAACGTGCCTTTGAGGATATCATCGAGAAATCGGGGAGGTTCAGTCACAAAAAATGGATTGATCGGGTGAAGCAAACTCTTCCGAGGTGCGAGCGCGGCGGAGAATCGGAGTGATCGGGGGGGCGATCGCGGGGGCCAGCTGTCCCGTCGCCCGGCCCGGGGTCCGCTCCACGGAACCCGGGGCACTCGAGACGGCAGCGGACCCCAGGGACCGGATGGCCGATGTACCCGAGGCAGCAGCGGATGCCGGAATCCGGATGGCCGTGACACCCGAGGCGGCAGCGGATGCCGGGGTCCGGATGGCCGGACAATGGGGGAGCCAGGCGCGGAGCGTCGGGGCCATCGGGGTGCGATCCGAAGCAAGGGAGGCAAGGGCAGCGTTTCGCCGAACGGGGGAGTGTGCCTAGAATGAATTGAGCAAACACGCCGGAACCGCCGACCGAAGCCGCCGGGAGAGGATCGCCATGCCGCCGTTACTCTGGGCCGAGTTTTCGATTCAGTATCTTGTGCCCGCGATCTTCCTGGTAATCTGGGCCTTGAATCAGGTCTTTGGGAAATCCGAGGCCCCACAGCCGCCCATGAAAGAACGGATCGGTCCCCGGCCGGTGCCGCCGGGCGGACCCTCTCGGGCACCGCAAACCCCGTCGAGAGCGCCCAGGGGGAATGCTCCGGAGCGATCGAGGACCAGCCCGAGCCGGGGTCAGGCTCAGGCGACTCGGAGCGCAAACCGATCGGCAACCCGGAGCCGATCGCAAGCGAAGCAGGAGGAGCCCGCCACGTCTTCGAATCGCGTGGGGGAAGCGCAGCGCGTGCCGAGGCCGATTCCGGCCGACATCCAGGAAGTGTATGCGATCTACGATGACGACCGGATGGACGCCGCCGAGATCAAGCGGGGGCTGGGTCCGATCTCGGCCGAAGCAACGCGAGGATCGCGGTCACGCGGCGCAGTGCTGCCGGCGGGTCTGTCGGCCTGGGCGAACCTGGGAGGGGAGCAGGGGGTAAACCTGAATCGGCTGCGAGAGGCGATCATCCTCTCAGAGATCCTCACCCCACCGCCGAGCGTGGCGCGATTGCGGCAGGCGAGAACCGGCCGGCCGATGCCGCTGATGGAACAGGAGCCTCCGGTCGAATCGTGATGAGGGAGGCAGGGTCAAGCAGTCGGCGGGAGGCAGATCTTGTCTGCGGCTGGGGCGAGGGGAAGGACGCAGCGCCCTGTGATTCGGCAACGGCCCCCTCACACGGCCTGACGGCCACCCTCTCTCCCGTAAGCGGGGCGAGGGTTGATGATGCTCGATCGGATCGACCGGCAAGGCCGGGCGGGTCTGAACGGCTCGGGGGATCTTTGGGCCGATTGCGATTCTCAACGGGTGGTTGGTCGGAGTAGAATCGCGGTTTGGTTCGCGACTCCTCTTTTCGCCGTCCTTGAGGTTCGTCCCGCCGATGCAGCCCGCCGACCAGTCCCGGCGTCCGGTTCTCGTGCTCGATTTCGGTTCGCAGTACGTTCAGTTGATCGCCCGGCGCGTCCGGGAGCGGCGAGCGTTTGCGATCATCGTGCGGCACGACATCACGGCAGATCGGGTCAAGGAACTCGACCCGATGGCCATCATCCTCTCTGGAGGCCCGTCGAGCGTTTACGAGCCGAACGCCCCGAAATGCGATCCAGGGCTGTTCGAGCTGGGCGTGCCGATCCTGGGCATCTGCTACGGGATGCAACTGGCCTGCCAGGCGCTCGGGAGTAAGGTCGACTCGGTGCCGTCTCGCGAGTACGGACCGGCGGCCTTGACGCAGGTCAACGACGGCTCGCCGTTGCTCGCCGAGGTGACGACGGGGACGACGGTCTGGATGAGCCACGGCGATCAGGTGCATACGCTCAGCCCTGACTTCGAGGGGCTCGCGGCGACCTCGACCTGCCCGATGGCGGCGGTTCGGCACCGATCGAAGGAGGTTTATGGCCTTCAGTTTCACCCTGAGGTCAGCCACACAACCCTCGGGAGCCACATTCTGGGGAACTTCCTCGACCGGATCGCCGGCAGCCCTGGCGACTGGACGATGGAGGCGTATCTCGACCAGGCGGTCGAGGCGATTCGGCGGCAGGTCGGGCCGGACGAGCGGGTGGTGTGCGGAGTGTCGGGCGGGGTCGATTCGTCGGTGACGGCGGCCTTGCTGGCGAGGGCGCTGGGAGAGCGGGTCGTCTGCATCTTTGTGGATAACGGCTTGCTCAGGGCAGGGGAGCGAGCGTCGGTCGTCGATATGTTCGGCAAGCACTCGAAGGCCGAACTCAGAGTGATCGACGCCTCGGAGCGGTTCCTGACGGTGCTCGACGGCGTGACCGACCCGCAAGAGAAGCGGGTGAAGATCGGTCATACGTTCATCGATGTGTTCCGAGATGAGGCGAAGTCGATCCCGAACGCCCGGTTCCTGGCGCAGGGGACCTTGTATCCGGACGTGATCGAGAGCGGGGGATCGGCCGATGCCCCGGCAGCGACGATCAAGCATCACCACAACGTCGGCGGCCTTCCGGCGGAGCTGGGCTTCGAGCTGATCGAGCCCCTGCGCGACCTGTTCAAGGACGAGGTCAGGCGGCTCGGGATCGAGCTGGGATTGCCCGAGAGCCAGGTCTGGCGGCATCCGTTCCCCGGCCCCGGCCTGGCCGTGCGATGCCTGGGAGCGATCACGAAAGAACGGCTCGAAGTGCTCAGGCGGGCAGACACGATCTTCCTCGAAGAACTCCGCGCCGCGGGCCTGCTGCGAGCGACCGGACAGGCGTTTGCCGTGCTGCTGCCGGTGCAGTCGGTCGGGGTGATGGGGGACGGGCGCACCTATGAGAGCGTCGTCGCCCTGCGATGCGTGGACACCGACGACTTCATGACCGCCGATTGGACAAGGTTGCCCCCTGAACTGCTCGCCCGGGCGTCGAGCCGGATTATCAACGAGGTGAAGGGGGTGAACCGGGTGGCCTACGACATTACGAGCAAACCGCCGGGAACGATTGAGTGGGAGTGATCTTGATTGGTCCCGGCCCGATTTTTTTCGAAACGGGTCGGAAAGATCGGAATCGGTTGAGCGAAGACTCTTTGACCCCCGAAGTTCGGTCCCTTTCGATGCATCCTGGCTGGAGTCCCCGCCATGTCGACCTCCTGGTCCGCGACCGACCATGACTATGACCCGGAGTTCGAGGAGGCGCCGGACAAAGGAGCGCCTCAGGACTTGCCGACCGAACGGCTGGCGGTGGTCAGCCTGGTGGCGGGGATCGCGGGATTTTTCCTTCCCGTGGTGGGGCCGGTGACCGCGGTGGTGTCGGGCCATGTGGCGCGGGGAGAGATTCGGAAGTCGAACGGCAGGCTCGGGGGCGATGCCCTGGCAAAAACCGGGCTGATTCTGGGCTACATCTGGATCGGTCTGACCGTGCTGGCAGTGTTGGTGATGCTCAGCTTCACGATGGTTCTGGTGAGGAGCAGCCCGGAGCACACGGTGGTGGTGGGAGGGAGAGAATTCCCAGCGGGCATTCCACATGACCAGGAATCAAACGTGGTGATTCAGCGATTGGAAGATGGCCGGGTGATGATCGAACATGAGGGCGGGCACGGGGAATCTCCGAGACCCTCCCTCCGAATCCATCCACGGGGCCTGGACCGATCGGGGCTTGAGTTGCGTAAGCCTCCGGCTCCTCCTGAACTCCCCTCGGATCTGCCTGAATTCCCATAAGGTTGGGTCTTGAGTGTTCGGCGCCCATTGGGAGGCGGGCTCGGATAGACCGTCTCGGAGCCTAAGAGGCACGATCCCGGATCAGGTCGACGGGCCCTGGTCGGTTCGAAATGGCGGAGCAATGAGGCATGGAACCGAAGGTGCCCGCCGGAAATCGACCCGGATCGCGACGAACTCGTCCGACGATCGGCGAACTGATGATCGTGGTGGCGGGGGTCGGGGTGGGTCTGACGTTGGCCTTGCCGATCTTCCGTGATAAGCCGTCGCTGGGTGAAGGGTTTCTGGTCCTGGGAGGTGCGCTGCTGGGCGGGGTCTCGCTGGTGGGTGTGCCGTTTTTGCTCTGGGAGCGTTGGCGAGGGAGTCAACGCCGCTTCGGGCCGGGAACCTTGCTCTGGTTTGCCCACGGGACGGCGGCCTGGTTGCTTTGGCCACCGATCATCATCGGTCGGCGATCGAGTGCCCGAGGGCAGAACCCGCCGATCGTCGATCCCTCGGCCGCGGAGATCTGTTTCTTCTACGGCACGCCGTTGATGGCCGTGTATGTGACGGCGTCGCTCCTGGCCGGTGGTTGGTTGCGGAGGCGGAACCGGCGGAACCGACGGGCACCGGTACCAATGCCGTGGCGCGAGCGATTTGGGCGTATTCTCGGAATGGGATGGGCCGTGCTGGGCCTGTATGTCCTATCGATGATT includes:
- the guaA gene encoding glutamine-hydrolyzing GMP synthase, which gives rise to MQPADQSRRPVLVLDFGSQYVQLIARRVRERRAFAIIVRHDITADRVKELDPMAIILSGGPSSVYEPNAPKCDPGLFELGVPILGICYGMQLACQALGSKVDSVPSREYGPAALTQVNDGSPLLAEVTTGTTVWMSHGDQVHTLSPDFEGLAATSTCPMAAVRHRSKEVYGLQFHPEVSHTTLGSHILGNFLDRIAGSPGDWTMEAYLDQAVEAIRRQVGPDERVVCGVSGGVDSSVTAALLARALGERVVCIFVDNGLLRAGERASVVDMFGKHSKAELRVIDASERFLTVLDGVTDPQEKRVKIGHTFIDVFRDEAKSIPNARFLAQGTLYPDVIESGGSADAPAATIKHHHNVGGLPAELGFELIEPLRDLFKDEVRRLGIELGLPESQVWRHPFPGPGLAVRCLGAITKERLEVLRRADTIFLEELRAAGLLRATGQAFAVLLPVQSVGVMGDGRTYESVVALRCVDTDDFMTADWTRLPPELLARASSRIINEVKGVNRVAYDITSKPPGTIEWE
- a CDS encoding DUF4190 domain-containing protein codes for the protein MSTSWSATDHDYDPEFEEAPDKGAPQDLPTERLAVVSLVAGIAGFFLPVVGPVTAVVSGHVARGEIRKSNGRLGGDALAKTGLILGYIWIGLTVLAVLVMLSFTMVLVRSSPEHTVVVGGREFPAGIPHDQESNVVIQRLEDGRVMIEHEGGHGESPRPSLRIHPRGLDRSGLELRKPPAPPELPSDLPEFP